The following coding sequences are from one Amphiprion ocellaris isolate individual 3 ecotype Okinawa chromosome 19, ASM2253959v1, whole genome shotgun sequence window:
- the thoc6 gene encoding THO complex subunit 6 homolog — protein MGPVELLHMSVFSQSFSPCGRFLAAGNNYGEIAVFSLSAALSPDATAANQKPVLTFTAHEGPVFSLLSTDVHLLSAGNGEISAWSWNELTKKNVKPLWTKRPNYKSSLEIPEINSMIINPRDNSLVVGGGDNNIHIMDLEHGVFKNVLQGHSDYIHCVSVRDREAEILSGGEDGAVRMWDSRSSQCVHCIEVYKYESCARPQFGKWISCLTTDSDWMLCGGGPSLSLWHLRSLSPTSIFPLSGCQRQAAFYQDKILAVGEGAFVSHCLLGGEVKAQIPCTPQSLNTLQLNTNSTEHRVLTVGGSSDHIDVFTNLSYRAFSLSF, from the exons CTCCTCCACATGTCCGTCTTCTCTCAGAGCTTCTCTCCCTGCGGACGATTCCTGGCAGCCGGAAACAACTATGGAGAGATCGCAGTGTTCAG tctctctgcagctctgagtCCAGATGccacagcagccaatcagaagccAGTTCTGACCTTCACAG CCCATGAAGGTCCAGTCTTCTCCCTGCTGTCCACTGATGTTCACCTCCTCAGTGCAGGTAACGGAGAGATCAGCGCCTGGAGCTGGAATGAACTCACCAAGAAG AACGTCAAACCTCTGTGGACCAAGAGACCAAACTACAA gtcCAGTCTGGAGATCCCAGAGATCAACTCCATGATCATCAACCCCAGa gaCAACAGTCTGGTGGTGGGAGGAGGAGACAACAACATCCACATCATGGACCTGGAACATGGAGTCTTCAAG AACGTCCTTCAGGGCCACTCAGACTACATCCACTGTGTGAGCGTCAGAGACAGAGAAGCTGAGATCCTGtcaggaggagaagatggagcaGTGAGGATGTGGG ACAGCAGGTCCAGTCAGTGCGTTCACTGCATTGAAGTCTATAAATATGAG AGCTGCGCTCGGCCTCAGTTCGGTAAATGGATCAGCTGTCTGACCACCGACTCTGACTGGATG ttgtgtgGTGGAGGTCCGTCTCTGTCTCTGTGGCATCTTCGCTCGCTGTCTCCTACCTCCATCTTCCCCCTGAGTGGCTGCCAGCGACAGGCGGCCTTCTACCAGGACAAG ATCCTGGCGGTGGGTGAAGGTGCGTTCGTGTCCCACTGTCTGCTGGGCGGGGAGGTGAAAGCTCAGATTCCCTGCACTCCTCAGAGCCTCAACACACTGCAGCTGAACACCAACAGCACTGAGCACCGG GTGCTGACGGTGGGAGGAAGCAGTGACCACATCGACGTCTTCACCAACCTCTCTTACAGAGCCTTCTCCCTCAGCTTCTGA